The DNA region GTTGGAGtcaattaacaataataattcatTAATAAAAGAAGCTTTTATCACAATTTTAATGTTGGATATTTTGTGTTCAAATTATCTGTGCATGGTCTCCTTTTACAAGAAGCTATTAACTCAAATCAAGTAAACATGTCAACAAACCATTTTGCAGAAGATTGGTGTGCTTGTACAACTCAATGCCATCAAGTAGACCTACTTTTGTGAGACTAATTAACATCAAACCTGAGAAACTGTCATTGGTCATTACCCAAGTGTCAGCAGCAATTATTGATTTAGTTCTAGGTAGattaaaataagggaataaaagggtagcgacgagttcttactcgtccgtttaaagccggcagggtcgagttgccatgtgataaagcctttagcgcacggcaacgaccctgcaaggttttaaacggacgtttaaaaacgagtcactactcttttattatcattcataaatgcctttttgtataaaaaaaaacgtgtaaaaaaaatacaattacagacactttgacagttgaaaattcaaggtttgaaatcttttttacaaaaactttgtgaagagtctgttgcgcgtgggttgtgtgtacgcgcgcgcttagaaatagattacgcgcgcgcgcttTGAAGTAGATTAAgtgctgttactaatagctatgattTGCGTTCCACGTGATAATCTTGCACGCCTGACATGCGGAAGCCagctggttataaacactggtcattattaaccgtttaaacaccctcacgtgatgcgctctccaccaataggagtagagaaactgtctggggtatttatgaatgacgATTTAAACGGCCATACCTGTGCAATACTGGTTAATCGTTTGAACATACCAGAGTTCGCTACTTCACATTACATGCCATGTACTTACCCTGATAGCATGGTTATAGCAGTTAATCCCAGCTGTTAAGTTTTCTTCAAAACCAGGACATTTGAGAGCGTGGTCTACCTCTTCAGCATGCATGAAATGATGAGTAGCATCAATTAGGGCTTGAGCTTCTGCTGGCATGTTGGATAAGGTATGCTCACATCTagaataatacaaacaaactaCTGAGTTCTGGTTTAAACTGAATGTACAGCTTGTGTCCTGAATTATTTCTGTCATTTCGACTTGAATCCAAAATCCCATCAGTACACTCAAATGTACACGTTCTTGTACTTAAACTGCCGCTACTCTAGTTGTGTTTTAAATTTAGATATGATTTCGGGCTACATGATAGATAAACGATTGTCGTGCTTCTAACTGACATCACCCAAacagatattgacaaaatagagagaccaCCAATAATAGGTCTAGATAGTGAAGTtgttagctcagttggtacagCGCCAGCACTTTAATCCGGAGgtagttggttcaaatccaactcttGTCAAATGGTTCTGGAGTGTCTTAGCAACAAAGCCACATCCAATGAGGTCAACTTATACACTGACTGACTTACCTGGCTTTGGCTAAACTGCATATTATGGCTGCATAGGATGAATATTCTTGGTTCTTTAGTGTCTTAGCAACACAGCCACATCCAATGAGGTCAACTTATACACTGGCTGACTTACCTGGCTTTGGCTAAACTGCATATGGCTGCATAAGATTAGCAACACGTACAGCCACATCCAATGAGGTCAACTTATACACTGACTGACTTACCTGGCTTTGGCTAAACTCGATATGGCTGCATAGGATGAGCATTCTTGGTTCTCAAGTGTTTTTGCAAGAGACCCTGAAGAAAGGAATGAACAAATCACCATCAAATGTTATCTTTATTTTACTTCAAACAATACAGGTTTTATTtagtagagctgacaaaatagttgcagaTTGTGTTCATGCTTTTCATTCAACAAAATACATGggacaacaaacctgtgacatttTGGCTTTCAAATACGTTTGAGTCAGGCGAAAGTAGTGGAAAAGTAAAACCATTTTTCAATTGTAGTTGCCGTCATTAATTATAGTCCTTGCAATGTCCAAGTATTTGATTGTTATCCTAGAGAAAGCATCATTCTTTTCCCACATGTTGGAAATTATAGTTTATTGCTGTGTATGTTAATAGGGTAACTGTAATTTACATACTTGTTTATGATTATAATGTGAAATCCATTGTTGATAACTACATAATAAATCCCTTGCATGATTGCCCGATATGGCATATGGCTGCAATCTCCCCAATGGTTGCCCAATCACCTGATGACTGACAAGATTGTCTGATGGCTGAGCAAACGATAAATCACCCAATAACGCAGTTGATCAAGATTGCCGAACTCTCAACAGCTTTAATTGAATTAATTGAAATAAACTGTGTTtaatttttgctgtttttataattttagtaACAATTAGagataatatttataaataacagTATCACCCAAACCATTATTAAACCTCAATTAGTGAATTTGATTTACAACTCCAACAAGCATCAAtctcttgaaataattaaaTTGATGAGTTCATTTTGTTGAAAAGATTTATATTAAAAGATTTAGATAAAATAGAGAGGAAAGAgcaaacaaaatcatcaaaaagaGTCAAAAGTTTTCTTACCAAACTGATCACTTGCTTCAGCTACATTGGGCTTACGGAGAAATCGCCTAAACACATGGAGAGAAAAAAGAACATAGCCACAAAGTCTTCTCTTGtcaattttataacaataaataatgaatTGAATGTCAACATGGTCAACGAAGAAAAACAAGGCGACGCCCATCTGCAATGAGTTCGCTGCTGGCAGTGACAACATTCAGTGGCAATGATTGACATGTATTGTACTCCTTGTAAGTTGGATGAGATGAATGTTAAACTCTTGCTCTGTATACAGACAGCCTAGGTAGGTACATGTTTAGAAGTTCAGTACAAACCACAGGGCCACTCAAGTGCTGAGTGACTACCTCCAACTACACACACTAGTCAAAGAATCGGGCCTTTTTCGGCTTAAAATCATCGGTTGTGATCATTATAATTATATCAAAATTATTCTTTGACAGTTGAATATTCGTTATTTAACATTCATAACACACTTACTTCTTTAGTTTACTGGAAATAGAGCGATATCTGCCAAGAAAATCCGTGTCTCTATCCATTTTACTCTGACTGAATTTACTTTCCTctggagggcgctgtttgtttatttacacgGCGGGGCTCGTCAGCACACGTGTGTGTGCATTATTGCTTTTCATTTCCTGGTTGAAATTGTTGTGCTCAGTGCAGATGTAAAATTTTGTTGTTCTCACTTTGTTCTCACTATTGAATCTTTCTGTGTTTTGGCTGTTTGGATTGAAGATGGTGTACATGAGGGTGGTCAGTCGTAGTAAGTCAATTTTACACTTAGCAAGAAGTCCTGGCTTGAGGTCTTGGGCCACGTTTGTGGGTGAGTACAACTTGAATTGATGGattgaatgtaaaaaaaaaaatgcagattTATAAATTGAGTTCTGTTTTTACTGAGGGGTGGCACTATACTTGGAAAAATTTTACGTCGTCGCCACCAACTTccggcactttttttttttttttttttttctggatgtataTTATGCGTTAACCCTTCTTctaaggtaagaaaaaaattcagtggttttggagttaattaacggcggataaattggtggcgacgaccGGAAGATTACCCCtatacttctacttctacttctacttcgatacttggcatagtccttcagtcaggatataaacgccaaggaTATACCGGAATATACCGGGAAAATATTATGaattgagttttattttaataaaatattaagaAGAGTTAAACAATACTACTACAAATAGTAGTACAATAAACACAAGTTCTATAAGTATAATATCAATATGTATACCAAAATACATTTAcgattttaaaagaagaagaaaaaatgaagagattaaaagagaaaaaaattggATCTGACTACATTGGTTTTCTGTTGTTGCTCCTAAACCTTCCAACCAAGTTCAAGTCCTGTTCTGTCTGTTTTTATTAACTGATTTTAAAGATTTTAGTCCGTTTTAGGATTATGGATATTTAGTGTTGTGGTGAGCATGTATAGTCATGGAGGTAGTGGAGAACAATGTTTGTTAAAAATCTCGTTAATTTTCATGCATGGGTTGGCAAGAAactaaaatttaattttgattggccttatttgttttcattgcaGGAATTGTTTCTATTGGCATAGGGTTACTGATCTACTCAACTGAAGGAATAATGATGAAGCTTTTCTGGTTCCTGTGCACTGTGTTTGTTGCTATTTCATCACTGGATGACTGGGAGGTTTGTGGAATCTTACAATATTTCttaaactttcaaaacaaaccatGCAAACATACATCCTCAAACATTGTTAATAGGGAAAACTTGTTTAGTATTTGTGTTTAGATCcaaattgttttgttcaatAAACAATTTAGCTTTTAGGAgtctcattttttatttaacaaaaaattgctgttgttaaaacaaataaagGTGTATTTATTGTCtgataatgttattattattatcaatgtaGTCTCTGACATCCatgggaaacaaaataataaatttggcttaaaggatttgggtattttttgtaatacaaaacacatgtccacagatttacattaaacataatgatagtagaaggggttccttaaaatattagtgaATCAGTgctgtagttattgagaaatgagtgaaacaatgtcatgaaaatacgtttttacatacaaaaataattttcatctcataaTCACTAcgtcaaaaattattttcatgacattgttttactcatttcccaaaaagtacagcacctcagcaagttatattttcagggaagctttccactatcattatcttccaacggtgtgagtttagtgtaaatctgtcgacattgtgtttttgtccaacaaaaagtacatagagcCTTTAAAGACCATTGTTGACTGTGTTCTGTTTTTAATCAGGAGTGTATTATTGATCGAGATACACTGATCATCAAACTGAACAGAGAGCGACTGATGGAGAGACTACTCATGCCATTCCAGAAAGCTAGAAGTGGTAAGTTTAGGATCTGAAACAGGAGGATGAAGTCCCTGTGTACAAATGCGTGTCAAACGGATGGAGCAAACACACTCACATGTCAAGCCATTCAGTTTGCTATTCAGTTTTCTTTCATGAACAATAACACAaaagaaactgactgggtgaaaTTTGTCCTTCCAACTTCCTTTTTTGCAACAAACATTTAATGGCCTGATATTTTGGCTGTGgctgagtctttctcaaaggctaaa from Asterias rubens chromosome 7, eAstRub1.3, whole genome shotgun sequence includes:
- the LOC117292751 gene encoding cytochrome b-245 chaperone 1-like isoform X2 yields the protein MVYMRVVSRSKSILHLARSPGLRSWATFVGIVSIGIGLLIYSTEGIMMKLFWFLCTVFVAISSLDDWEECIIDRDTLIIKLNRERLMERLLMPFQKARSVVADVSEVCSVMVEHEDIKFFGRGYYVTLQMNTGMLLPITEKCTLGDSREHQQIADVIDDFLKPELIRNKDLNNDLIGGYSSSSSDTDAVADTDAP